One window of the Hyalangium gracile genome contains the following:
- a CDS encoding TfoX/Sxy family protein, which translates to MPQIDSLAEYTLELLEPLGPVQARSMFGGWGFYYGGMVFAVIVEGRFYLKADEVTRPAFEAAGCQPWTYDGGKGKGPVQMPYWTPPEDASDDAHALLPWARRAVEAAQRAAAKKAAKKAPAAKKSAAAKKAPAAKKAPARKGARASRPVKRS; encoded by the coding sequence ATGCCCCAGATAGACAGCCTGGCGGAGTACACCCTGGAGTTGCTGGAGCCGCTCGGGCCGGTGCAGGCGCGCTCCATGTTCGGCGGGTGGGGCTTCTATTACGGCGGAATGGTCTTCGCGGTCATCGTCGAGGGACGGTTCTACCTGAAGGCGGATGAGGTGACGCGCCCGGCCTTCGAGGCGGCGGGCTGCCAGCCCTGGACGTACGACGGCGGCAAGGGCAAGGGCCCTGTCCAGATGCCCTACTGGACGCCTCCAGAAGACGCGAGCGACGACGCCCACGCGCTGCTGCCCTGGGCCCGTCGCGCGGTGGAGGCCGCGCAGCGGGCCGCCGCGAAGAAGGCCGCGAAGAAGGCCCCCGCCGCGAAGAAGTCGGCCGCCGCGAAGAAGGCCCCCGCCGCGAAGAAGGCGCCAGCTCGCAAGGGGGCGCGGGCCTCGCGCCCGGTCAAGCGGTCTTGA
- a CDS encoding NAD(P)/FAD-dependent oxidoreductase — translation MTTVSSSQALAAPLALLPAREHFRVLLIGGGTAGITVAARLRRLGVTGVAVIEPSRKHYYQPLWTLVGAGAARAEDSVRDEADFIPEGTRWIQDRAEEVDPIAREVRCASGLRVGYDFLVVAPGIQLNWDKVRGLREALRTPYVSSNYDFELAPKTWKMIQDFDGGTALFTHPSTPVKCAGAPQKIMYLAADHLRRTGKRERAKIIFGSGGKAIFGVKPFAEVLQQVVERYGIDTRFQHNLVEVRGDRREAVFEVTREDGSRGEVVIPYDILHVTPPQSAPDFIQRSPLAHADGPCKGWVKADKYTLQHPDYPEVFALGDASDLPTSRTGAAIRKQAPVLVENLLAVMAGRKPEARYDGYASCPLTTGYGKLLLAEFDYDGKPTPSFPLIDTLQERRDMWLMKKYGLPRLYWGLMLRGRA, via the coding sequence ATGACAACCGTATCGAGCTCCCAGGCTCTCGCCGCGCCGCTGGCCCTGCTGCCCGCGCGCGAGCACTTCCGCGTCCTCCTCATTGGAGGAGGCACGGCGGGCATCACCGTGGCCGCTCGGCTGCGGCGGCTCGGGGTGACGGGGGTGGCCGTCATCGAGCCCTCTCGCAAGCACTACTACCAGCCGCTGTGGACGCTAGTGGGGGCGGGGGCGGCGCGCGCGGAGGACAGCGTGCGCGACGAGGCCGACTTCATTCCCGAGGGCACGCGCTGGATTCAGGATCGAGCCGAGGAGGTGGACCCCATCGCCCGAGAGGTGCGCTGCGCGTCGGGCCTGCGCGTGGGCTACGACTTCCTGGTCGTCGCGCCGGGCATCCAGCTCAACTGGGACAAGGTGCGCGGCCTGCGCGAGGCGCTGAGGACGCCCTACGTCTCCAGCAACTACGACTTCGAGCTGGCGCCGAAGACGTGGAAGATGATCCAGGACTTCGACGGAGGCACCGCGCTCTTCACGCACCCGTCCACTCCGGTGAAGTGCGCCGGAGCGCCGCAGAAGATCATGTACCTGGCGGCCGACCACCTGCGGCGCACGGGGAAGCGGGAGCGCGCGAAGATCATCTTCGGCTCGGGCGGCAAGGCCATCTTCGGCGTCAAGCCGTTCGCCGAGGTGCTGCAGCAGGTGGTGGAGCGCTACGGCATCGACACCCGCTTCCAGCACAACCTGGTGGAGGTGCGAGGGGACCGGCGCGAGGCCGTCTTCGAGGTGACGCGCGAGGACGGCTCCCGGGGCGAGGTCGTCATCCCGTACGACATCCTCCACGTGACGCCGCCGCAGAGCGCGCCGGACTTCATCCAGCGCAGCCCGCTGGCGCACGCGGACGGGCCGTGCAAGGGCTGGGTGAAGGCCGACAAGTACACGCTCCAGCACCCGGACTACCCGGAGGTGTTCGCGCTGGGAGACGCGTCGGACCTCCCCACCTCGCGCACGGGCGCCGCCATCCGCAAGCAGGCGCCGGTGCTGGTGGAGAACCTGCTGGCGGTGATGGCGGGCCGCAAGCCCGAGGCGCGCTATGACGGCTACGCCTCGTGCCCGCTCACCACGGGGTACGGCAAGCTGCTGCTCGCCGAGTTCGACTACGACGGGAAGCCCACTCCGAGCTTCCCGCTCATCGACACCCTCCAGGAGCGGCGCGACATGTGGCTGATGAAGAAGTACGGCCTGCCGCGGCTCTACTGGGGGCTCATGCTGCGCGGGCGCGCGTGA
- a CDS encoding sulfite exporter TauE/SafE family protein, whose amino-acid sequence MLLLGALLSLLAGVSLGLLGGGGSILTVPILVYVLGVEPRGAIATSLVVVGLTSATGTLSHARAGRVEWRVGLLFGAAGMLGAALGGRVGRFVPPTLLLVAFAAMVLATAVAMLRKRPEPAMAAVTMPEAPVERRLSVVLRNGFGVGLLTGLVGAGGGFMVVPALALFGGLAMPGAVATSLLVITLNCASGLVSALLSGAPVDWLLAGGMSVASIVGSLLGARLGHGLSPEGLRKGFASFIVALGVFILVRELSGLFHLSSVRALALAGGLSLGALVLALLPLALRRWLREPPSEPRENLTRP is encoded by the coding sequence ATGCTCCTGCTCGGCGCGCTCCTCTCGCTGCTGGCGGGCGTGTCGCTCGGGCTGCTCGGCGGAGGCGGCTCCATCCTGACGGTCCCCATCCTCGTCTACGTGCTCGGGGTGGAGCCGCGCGGCGCCATCGCCACCTCCCTGGTGGTGGTGGGCCTGACGAGCGCCACCGGCACGCTGTCGCACGCCAGGGCCGGGCGGGTGGAGTGGCGGGTAGGGCTGCTCTTCGGCGCCGCCGGTATGCTGGGCGCGGCCCTGGGAGGACGCGTGGGAAGGTTCGTTCCCCCGACGCTGCTGCTCGTCGCCTTCGCGGCCATGGTGCTCGCCACCGCCGTGGCCATGCTCCGCAAGCGTCCGGAGCCCGCGATGGCGGCCGTGACGATGCCCGAGGCGCCCGTGGAGCGGCGCCTGTCCGTCGTGCTGCGCAATGGCTTCGGCGTGGGACTGCTGACGGGCCTGGTGGGCGCGGGCGGTGGCTTCATGGTTGTTCCCGCCCTGGCCCTCTTCGGGGGCCTGGCCATGCCGGGCGCGGTGGCGACCTCGCTGCTGGTCATCACGCTCAACTGCGCGTCGGGGCTCGTCAGCGCGCTCCTGAGCGGCGCGCCCGTGGACTGGCTGCTGGCGGGAGGCATGTCGGTGGCCTCCATCGTGGGCTCGCTCCTCGGAGCCCGGCTGGGCCACGGACTGTCCCCCGAGGGACTGCGCAAGGGCTTCGCGAGCTTCATCGTGGCACTCGGCGTCTTCATCCTCGTGCGCGAGCTGTCGGGCCTCTTCCACCTGTCCTCGGTGCGGGCGCTCGCGCTGGCGGGCGGCCTCTCCCTGGGAGCGCTCGTCCTGGCCCTGCTCCCGCTCGCACTCCGGCGATGGCTGCGCGAGCCCCCCTCCGAGCCTCGCGAGAACCTCACCCGCCCGTGA
- a CDS encoding MBL fold metallo-hydrolase: MIFRQLFDPESSTYTYLVGDPVSRYVALIDPVLEQVERDLTLIHELGLTLTHVMETHVHADHVTGAGQLRERTGCLVVASTLGASCVNIHVRHKDVVRVGALSFTVLATPGHTDDSVSYLLNDRVFTGDALLVRGTGRTDFQNGNAGQLYDSITQEFFTLPDETLVYPGHDYKGRTVTTIAEEKRFNPRLAGRDRASFVQLMGELNLPPPKKLELAVPANRACGRALAPPQA; encoded by the coding sequence ATGATCTTCCGTCAGCTCTTCGATCCCGAGTCCTCGACGTACACCTACCTGGTAGGCGACCCTGTCTCCCGCTATGTGGCCCTCATCGATCCGGTGCTCGAGCAGGTGGAGCGGGATCTCACCCTCATCCATGAGCTGGGGCTGACCCTGACGCATGTGATGGAGACGCACGTGCACGCGGACCACGTGACGGGGGCGGGCCAGCTGCGCGAGCGGACCGGGTGCCTGGTGGTGGCGAGCACGCTCGGCGCCTCCTGCGTGAACATCCACGTGCGGCACAAAGACGTGGTGCGGGTGGGCGCGCTCTCCTTCACGGTGCTCGCGACGCCCGGCCACACGGATGACAGCGTGAGCTACCTGCTGAACGACCGCGTCTTCACCGGCGATGCCCTCCTGGTGCGCGGCACGGGGCGCACCGACTTCCAGAACGGAAACGCGGGGCAGCTCTACGACTCCATCACCCAGGAGTTCTTCACGCTGCCGGACGAGACGCTGGTGTACCCCGGCCACGACTACAAGGGCCGCACGGTGACGACGATCGCCGAGGAGAAGCGCTTCAACCCGCGCCTGGCGGGAAGGGATCGCGCCTCCTTCGTCCAGCTCATGGGCGAGCTGAACCTGCCTCCGCCGAAGAAGCTCGAGCTCGCTGTTCCCGCCAACCGTGCCTGCGGGCGGGCGCTCGCGCCTCCCCAGGCCTGA
- the epsC gene encoding serine O-acetyltransferase EpsC: MDAPYDRLLSVLLESRKRQCFPPEIRSAAPEFVQQVLGLLFPHFAEQLECNAAAIQRDVMTVEAYLVRLRSMLAALYPEVDASIPQRFIAQLPDIYDALRQDAAAIHEADPAARSVDEVILTYPGFYAIAIFRVAHALHVLGLPLLPRLLTEFAHQRTGVDIHPGATIGRRFVIDHGTGVVIGETTVIGDGVKIYQGVTLGALVVQKNLSDKKRHPTLEDDVVVYANATILGGDTVVGRGTVIAGNAWLTQSVPPQSIVTRRTEVRHRNNDADLGELEFHI, from the coding sequence ATGGATGCCCCCTACGACAGGCTGCTCTCGGTCCTGCTGGAAAGCCGCAAGCGCCAGTGCTTCCCCCCGGAGATTCGGAGCGCGGCGCCCGAGTTCGTCCAGCAGGTGCTGGGGCTGCTCTTCCCCCACTTCGCCGAGCAGCTGGAGTGCAACGCGGCCGCCATCCAGCGAGACGTGATGACGGTAGAGGCCTACCTCGTCCGGCTGCGGTCGATGCTGGCCGCGCTCTATCCGGAGGTGGATGCCTCCATTCCCCAGCGCTTCATCGCGCAGCTGCCGGACATCTATGATGCGCTGCGCCAGGACGCGGCGGCCATCCACGAGGCGGACCCGGCCGCTCGCAGCGTGGACGAGGTGATCCTCACCTACCCGGGCTTCTACGCGATCGCCATCTTCCGCGTGGCGCACGCGCTGCACGTGCTGGGGCTGCCGCTGCTGCCGCGGCTGCTCACCGAGTTCGCCCACCAGCGCACCGGCGTGGACATCCACCCGGGCGCCACCATCGGCCGGCGCTTCGTCATCGATCACGGCACCGGCGTGGTGATTGGCGAGACGACGGTGATTGGCGACGGGGTGAAGATCTACCAGGGCGTGACGCTGGGCGCGCTGGTGGTGCAGAAGAACCTGTCGGACAAGAAGCGCCACCCCACGCTGGAGGACGACGTGGTGGTGTACGCCAACGCCACCATCCTGGGCGGAGACACGGTGGTGGGCCGAGGCACCGTCATCGCCGGCAACGCCTGGCTCACGCAGAGCGTGCCGCCCCAGTCCATCGTCACCCGTCGCACCGAGGTCCGCCACCGCAACAACGACGCGGACCTGGGCGAGCTCGAGTTCCACATCTAA
- a CDS encoding serine/threonine-protein kinase: METSVKDKDEASALSYLGGGGVSPRLSLARTPSGTLIQGAVTPSPSEPASVRGLVPGQVAAGRYRVERWLGAGGSAAVYAATDLQTHAPVALKLLTASSHDGTLVARFRQELEHARVLDHPNVLRLLDVGTDGDRHFLISELLQGMDLRHRLQAHRPTLAESLRWLTHAVCALEHAHERGVLHRDVKPGNLFITHTGVLKLMDFGLAKSEHVAGVTAQGAVFGTPEYMAPEQAMGEPVSPATDLYSLGIVAYELLTGQLPFRHTQPVPLMFLHVQQQPVPPRTLNPQLPEPFEKVVLKLLAKAPDARFRSASALRAALRELWPLVLPASPMTRPARTPSPRLQVV, translated from the coding sequence ATGGAGACTTCAGTGAAGGACAAGGACGAAGCCTCGGCGTTGAGCTACCTGGGAGGCGGGGGTGTCTCGCCACGCCTCTCGCTGGCGCGCACGCCCTCGGGGACGTTGATCCAGGGCGCGGTCACCCCCTCTCCCTCCGAGCCCGCCTCCGTGCGTGGGCTGGTGCCGGGGCAGGTGGCGGCGGGCCGCTATCGCGTGGAGCGGTGGCTCGGCGCGGGCGGCAGCGCGGCCGTGTACGCCGCCACGGATCTCCAGACGCACGCGCCCGTGGCGCTCAAGCTGCTGACGGCCTCCAGTCACGACGGGACGCTCGTGGCCCGCTTCCGACAGGAGCTGGAGCACGCCCGGGTGCTCGATCATCCCAACGTCCTGCGGCTCCTCGACGTGGGGACGGATGGCGACCGGCACTTCCTCATCTCGGAGCTGCTCCAGGGGATGGACCTGAGGCACCGCCTGCAGGCGCACCGCCCCACGCTCGCCGAGTCCCTGCGCTGGCTCACCCACGCCGTGTGCGCGCTGGAGCACGCGCACGAGCGCGGGGTGCTGCACCGGGACGTGAAGCCCGGCAACCTCTTCATCACCCACACGGGCGTGCTCAAGCTGATGGACTTCGGGCTCGCCAAGAGCGAGCACGTGGCGGGCGTCACCGCCCAGGGCGCCGTCTTCGGCACGCCGGAGTACATGGCCCCGGAGCAGGCGATGGGTGAGCCGGTCTCCCCCGCGACGGACCTGTACTCGCTGGGGATCGTGGCCTACGAGCTGCTCACCGGCCAGCTGCCCTTCCGCCACACGCAGCCCGTGCCGCTGATGTTCCTGCACGTGCAGCAGCAGCCGGTGCCCCCGCGCACCCTCAACCCCCAGCTCCCCGAGCCGTTCGAGAAGGTCGTCCTCAAGCTGCTCGCCAAGGCGCCCGACGCTCGCTTCAGGAGCGCCTCGGCGCTCCGCGCGGCCCTGCGAGAGCTCTGGCCGCTGGTGCTGCCCGCCTCGCCCATGACCCGCCCGGCGCGCACGCCCAGCCCCCGGCTCCAGGTGGTGTGA
- a CDS encoding sigma-54 interaction domain-containing protein, producing MKETSPRQAPPEEVLRQALRALEAAAGPTVLLDAQGRVLALGAEARALLGEPLSSGQRFREGFACTEEELRTLLRSQREAIFALGSAQGRGKPRSLRVRATTLTEGNRSVGHAVHLAPCHVDPNTREELFHGLWTQDLRMRRLFRIIEKAARTEASVLVRGESGTGKELVANALHALSARARGPFRAINCAALSPSLLESELFGHVRGAFTGAVRDSPGHFRLAQGGTLFLDEVAELPLELQAKLLRVLETRTVIPVGGREPVSVDVRIVAATHRALRREVELGHFRADLMYRLRVVPIFLPALRERPGDILPLAERFLTELNARGGRQVLRLSARARRQLQEYAWPGNVRELRNVMEYAHVMGEGPALTEAELPPEFNEQARPVRLPLAPESASAAPAEPGDIGPEDIRRALEQTRGNRARAASLLGISRVTLWRRLREAEGAKGR from the coding sequence ATGAAGGAAACGTCCCCGAGACAGGCGCCCCCCGAAGAAGTGCTGCGGCAGGCCCTGCGGGCGCTCGAGGCCGCCGCCGGCCCCACGGTGTTGCTCGATGCACAGGGCCGGGTGCTCGCCCTGGGAGCCGAGGCACGAGCCCTGCTGGGTGAGCCGCTGTCTTCCGGGCAGCGGTTTCGCGAGGGTTTCGCCTGCACGGAGGAGGAGCTGCGGACGCTCCTCCGCTCTCAGCGCGAGGCGATCTTCGCGCTGGGGAGTGCACAGGGGCGCGGGAAACCCCGCTCGCTCCGGGTTCGAGCCACGACGCTCACGGAGGGAAACCGGAGCGTGGGCCATGCGGTCCACCTGGCGCCCTGTCATGTGGACCCGAACACCCGGGAGGAGCTCTTCCACGGGCTGTGGACGCAGGATTTGCGCATGCGTCGGCTCTTCCGAATCATCGAGAAGGCCGCGCGCACGGAGGCCAGCGTCCTGGTCCGCGGAGAGAGCGGCACCGGCAAGGAGCTGGTCGCCAATGCCCTGCATGCCCTCTCGGCCCGAGCGCGAGGTCCCTTCCGGGCCATCAACTGCGCCGCCCTCTCGCCCTCCCTCCTGGAGAGCGAGCTGTTCGGCCATGTGAGGGGGGCCTTCACGGGCGCCGTCCGAGACAGCCCCGGCCACTTCCGGCTGGCCCAGGGAGGCACGCTCTTCCTGGACGAGGTGGCGGAGCTGCCCCTGGAGCTGCAGGCCAAGCTGCTGCGCGTGCTGGAGACGCGCACCGTCATCCCCGTGGGCGGCCGCGAGCCCGTCTCCGTGGATGTGCGCATCGTGGCGGCCACGCATCGGGCCCTGCGTCGAGAGGTGGAGCTGGGGCACTTCCGGGCGGACCTCATGTACCGGCTGCGGGTGGTGCCCATCTTCCTGCCCGCGCTCCGGGAGCGGCCGGGGGACATCCTCCCTCTGGCGGAGCGCTTCCTGACCGAGCTCAACGCGCGCGGAGGCCGGCAGGTGCTGCGGCTCTCGGCCCGGGCCCGCCGCCAGCTCCAGGAGTACGCCTGGCCGGGCAACGTGCGCGAGCTGCGCAACGTGATGGAGTACGCCCACGTCATGGGCGAGGGCCCCGCGCTCACCGAGGCCGAGCTGCCGCCGGAGTTCAACGAGCAGGCCCGCCCGGTGCGGCTGCCCCTCGCTCCCGAGAGCGCCAGCGCCGCCCCCGCGGAGCCGGGCGACATCGGCCCGGAGGACATCCGACGGGCGCTCGAGCAGACACGGGGCAACCGGGCGCGCGCCGCCTCCCTGCTCGGCATCAGCCGGGTGACGCTCTGGCGGCGGCTCCGGGAGGCGGAGGGAGCGAAGGGCCGCTGA
- a CDS encoding AMP-binding protein, with the protein MSTAPSYVHGTSTLPLLGETIGENLRRTVERHGDAEALVVLSQGFRATYRQLWELTTQVARGLIALGVEKGDRVGLWSPNRFEWVVAQYAMARVGAILVNLNPAYKSSELEYSLRQSGTSVLLLASGFRQSDYRKMLEEVRPRCPELRLALVLEDDWGLLLSNGAKVSERTLADREAALQFDDPINIQYTSGTTGFPKGATLSHHNVLNNGYFIAETLRYGPADRVCIPVPFYHCFGMVIGNLACTSHGACMVVPGEAFDPLAVLQAVQAERCTSLYGVPTMFIAELDHPRFGEFDLSSLRTGVMAGSPCPVEVMKKVQSRMNMREVTICYGMTETSPVSTQSALDDPLDRRVSTVGRVHPHIEVKIVDAETGAVVPRGSPGELCTRGYSVMLGYWNNPEATKSSIDAAGWMHTGDLATMDADGYVKIVGRIKDMIIRGGENVYPREIEEFLHTHPGVSEAQVIGVPSEKYGEEVMAWVKVKPGAALTEKELVAFCTGKISTFKIPRYWKFVEEFPLTVTGKVQKFRMREISVGELGLQAAAAIKTA; encoded by the coding sequence ATGTCCACCGCTCCCTCGTATGTCCATGGCACCAGCACGCTCCCGCTGCTGGGAGAGACCATCGGTGAGAACCTTCGCCGCACCGTGGAGCGCCACGGCGACGCGGAGGCGCTGGTGGTGCTGTCCCAGGGCTTCCGGGCGACCTACCGGCAGCTCTGGGAGCTCACCACCCAGGTAGCCCGGGGGCTGATTGCCCTGGGGGTGGAGAAGGGAGACAGAGTGGGGCTGTGGTCCCCCAACCGCTTCGAGTGGGTGGTGGCGCAGTACGCCATGGCGCGCGTGGGAGCGATCCTGGTCAACCTCAACCCCGCGTACAAGTCGTCGGAGCTGGAGTACTCGCTGCGCCAGTCCGGCACCAGCGTGCTGCTGCTGGCGAGCGGCTTCCGGCAGTCCGACTACCGGAAGATGCTGGAGGAGGTGCGCCCCCGCTGCCCGGAGCTGCGGCTGGCGCTGGTGCTGGAGGATGACTGGGGGCTGCTGCTGTCCAACGGGGCGAAGGTGAGCGAGCGCACGCTGGCGGACCGCGAGGCCGCGCTCCAGTTCGATGACCCGATCAACATCCAGTACACGTCCGGCACGACGGGCTTCCCCAAGGGCGCCACGCTGTCGCACCACAACGTGCTCAACAACGGCTACTTCATCGCGGAGACGCTGCGCTACGGCCCGGCGGACCGGGTGTGCATCCCCGTGCCCTTCTACCACTGCTTCGGGATGGTGATCGGCAACCTGGCCTGCACCAGCCACGGCGCGTGCATGGTGGTGCCGGGCGAGGCGTTCGATCCGCTGGCGGTGCTCCAGGCGGTGCAGGCCGAGCGCTGCACCTCGCTGTACGGCGTGCCCACCATGTTCATCGCGGAGCTGGACCACCCGCGGTTCGGGGAGTTCGACCTGTCCAGCCTGCGCACGGGCGTCATGGCGGGCTCGCCGTGCCCGGTGGAGGTGATGAAGAAGGTCCAGTCGCGGATGAACATGCGCGAGGTGACGATCTGCTACGGCATGACGGAGACCTCGCCCGTGTCCACCCAGAGCGCGCTGGATGATCCTCTGGACCGGCGCGTCTCCACGGTGGGCCGGGTCCACCCGCACATCGAGGTGAAGATCGTCGACGCGGAGACGGGCGCGGTGGTGCCGCGGGGCTCGCCGGGCGAGCTGTGCACGCGCGGCTACAGCGTGATGCTCGGGTACTGGAACAACCCCGAGGCCACGAAGAGCTCCATCGACGCGGCCGGGTGGATGCACACCGGGGACCTGGCCACCATGGACGCGGACGGCTACGTGAAGATCGTCGGCCGCATCAAGGACATGATCATCCGCGGCGGAGAGAACGTGTACCCGCGCGAGATCGAGGAGTTCCTCCACACCCATCCGGGCGTGAGCGAGGCCCAGGTCATCGGCGTGCCGAGCGAGAAGTACGGCGAGGAGGTGATGGCCTGGGTGAAGGTGAAGCCGGGCGCGGCGCTCACCGAGAAGGAGCTGGTGGCCTTCTGCACGGGGAAGATCTCCACCTTCAAGATCCCCCGCTACTGGAAGTTCGTGGAGGAGTTCCCCCTCACCGTGACGGGCAAGGTGCAGAAGTTCCGGATGCGGGAGATCTCCGTGGGCGAGCTGGGGCTCCAGGCCGCCGCGGCCATCAAGACCGCTTGA
- a CDS encoding rhodanese-like domain-containing protein has protein sequence MPSAQIHSILPRELGSLPSTARRIDVREPAEFDGMLGRLPRSELVPLATLPGAAMAWPRDVPLLLICRSGARSMKAARMLAGQGFTALYNLEGGMLAVHEAELPVEGPGVGPRVSAGQARDALCAAARELYGALTPPPCESLFEGPSAFPQPERATLLQALERLGARARADGLASEAIDYTLRRMRDLTALVEDRKGASS, from the coding sequence ATGCCTTCCGCGCAGATCCACTCCATCCTTCCCCGTGAGCTGGGATCCCTTCCTTCCACGGCGCGCCGCATCGATGTCCGCGAGCCCGCGGAGTTCGACGGCATGCTCGGGCGACTGCCACGCTCGGAGCTCGTCCCGCTCGCCACCCTTCCCGGTGCCGCCATGGCATGGCCGCGAGACGTGCCGCTGCTGCTCATCTGCCGCTCGGGAGCGCGCTCCATGAAGGCCGCGCGGATGCTTGCGGGGCAGGGCTTCACCGCGCTCTACAACCTGGAGGGAGGAATGCTCGCGGTCCATGAGGCCGAGCTCCCCGTGGAGGGGCCGGGCGTCGGTCCGCGCGTGAGCGCCGGGCAGGCACGCGACGCCCTGTGCGCCGCGGCGCGCGAGCTCTATGGAGCCCTCACGCCTCCTCCCTGCGAGAGCCTCTTCGAGGGGCCCTCCGCCTTCCCCCAGCCGGAGCGCGCCACGCTCCTCCAGGCGCTCGAGCGGCTGGGTGCGCGTGCTCGCGCGGATGGGCTGGCCTCGGAGGCCATCGACTACACGCTGCGGCGGATGCGGGACCTGACGGCGCTCGTCGAGGACCGAAAGGGAGCCTCGTCGTGA
- the cysK gene encoding cysteine synthase A has protein sequence MKAANILQTIGNTPHVRVNRLFPSRVEVYIKLERANPGGSIKDRIGLSMIEDAEQRGILKKDSVIIEPTSGNTGIGLAMVAAVKGYKLILVMPESMSLERRRLMAAYGATFELTPRAQGMKGAIARAQEMVAQTPNAWMPQQFENEANIEVHRRTTVKEILADFPEGLDYIITGVGTGGHITACAEELKKAWPKLKVFAVEPAKSPVISGGAPGPHPIQGIGAGFIPKNLHTAAIDGAIQIPEEEAFEFARRSAREEGIFVGISSGAALAAVNRKLSDIPDGSRVLTFCYDTGERYLSIENLF, from the coding sequence ATGAAGGCAGCAAACATCCTGCAGACCATTGGCAACACGCCCCACGTCCGCGTCAACCGGCTCTTCCCGTCGCGGGTCGAGGTCTACATCAAGCTGGAGCGTGCCAACCCGGGCGGCAGCATCAAGGACCGCATCGGCCTGTCGATGATCGAGGACGCCGAGCAGCGGGGCATCCTCAAGAAGGACAGCGTCATCATCGAGCCCACCTCGGGCAACACGGGCATCGGGCTGGCGATGGTGGCGGCGGTGAAGGGCTACAAGCTCATCCTCGTCATGCCCGAGTCCATGAGCCTGGAGCGGCGCCGGCTGATGGCGGCCTACGGGGCGACGTTCGAGCTGACGCCTCGGGCGCAGGGCATGAAGGGGGCCATCGCGCGCGCGCAGGAGATGGTGGCGCAGACGCCCAACGCGTGGATGCCGCAGCAGTTCGAGAACGAGGCCAACATCGAGGTCCACCGCCGCACGACGGTGAAGGAGATCCTCGCGGACTTCCCCGAGGGGCTCGACTACATCATCACGGGCGTGGGCACGGGCGGCCACATCACCGCGTGCGCCGAGGAGCTGAAGAAGGCGTGGCCCAAGCTGAAGGTGTTCGCGGTGGAGCCGGCCAAGTCGCCCGTCATCAGCGGCGGCGCGCCGGGGCCGCACCCCATCCAGGGCATCGGCGCGGGCTTCATCCCGAAGAACCTGCACACGGCGGCCATCGACGGAGCGATCCAGATCCCCGAGGAGGAGGCGTTCGAGTTCGCCCGCCGCTCGGCGCGCGAGGAGGGCATCTTCGTGGGCATCTCGTCGGGGGCGGCGCTGGCGGCGGTGAACCGCAAGCTCAGCGACATCCCCGACGGCAGCCGGGTGCTGACGTTCTGCTACGACACGGGCGAGCGCTACCTCTCCATCGAGAACCTGTTCTGA